Proteins from a genomic interval of Capsicum annuum cultivar UCD-10X-F1 chromosome 4, UCD10Xv1.1, whole genome shotgun sequence:
- the LOC124898087 gene encoding photosystem II protein D1-like, which yields MTSILERCESESLWGRFCNWITSTENRLYIGWFGVLMIPTLLTTTFVFIIAFIVAPPVDIIGICEPVSGSPLYENNIIFGAIIPTFAAIGLHFYPIWEAVSVDEWLCNGGPYELIVLHFLLGVACYMGREWELSFHLAIRPWIAVAYSAPVAAATAIFLIHPIGQGSFSDGMPVGISGTLLSTTSLCTHPFHMLGVAGVFGSSLFSIYIYQLSHDKKNK from the coding sequence ATGACTTCAATTTTAGAGAGATGCGAAAGCGAAAGCCTATGGGGTCGCTTCTGTAACTGGATAACTAGCACTGAAAATCGTCTTTACATTGGATGGTTTGGTGTTTTGATGATCCCTACTTTATTGACGACaacttttgtatttattattgcCTTCATTGTTGCTCCTCCAGTAGACATTATTGGTATTTGTGAACCCGTTTCAGGGTCTCCACTTTACGAAAACAATATTATTTTCGGTGCCATTATTCCTACTTTTGCAGCTATAGGTTTACATTTTTACCCCATCTGGGAAGCGGTATCCGTTGATGAATGGTTATGCAATGGTGGTCCTTATGAACTAATTGTTCTACACTTCTTACTTGGCGTAGCTTGTTACATGGGTCGTGAGTGGGAGCTTAGTTTCCATCTGGCTATACGACCTTGGATTGCTGTTGCATATTCAGCTCCTGTTGCAGCTGCTACCGCGATTTTCTTGATCCACCCAATCGGTCAAGGAAGTTTTTCTGATGGTATGCCTGTAGGAATCTCTGGTACTTTGCTAAGCACAACATCCTTATGCACCCACCCATTTCACATGTTAGGCGTAGCAGGTGTATTCGGCAGCTCCCtattcagtatatatatatatcagttatCACATGATAAGAAGAACAAGTAG
- the LOC107867234 gene encoding U-box domain-containing protein 4, which yields METDVQSNFTYLGRTFNNLSINESSSAFSDCNSDRSGEFPTASSQSRRLILACASDNSDELINQLVSDLRSDIIEEQKQAAIELRLLAKNKPENRIKIARAGAIKPLISLISSTDPQLQENGVTAILNLSLCDENKELIAASGAIKPLVKALKVGTSTAKENAACALLRLSQVEENKVAIGRSGAIPPLVNLLETGNFRGKKDASTALYSLCSVKENKVRAIQAGVMKPLVELMADFSSNMVDKSAFVVSELISVSEARPALVDEGGIPVLVEIIEVGTQRQKEIAVAILLQLCEESVVYRTMVAREGAIPPLVALSQSGTSRAKRKAEKLIDLLRQPRSVNAAATTAVARTSGVPV from the exons ATGGAGACTGATGTTCAGTCAAATTTCACGTATCTAGGACGAACATTCAACAATCTCAGTATCAATGAAAGTTCCTCAGCTTTCAGTGATTGCAACAGTGATAGATCCGGCGAGTTTCCAACGGCTTCTTCACAAAGCCGGCGGTTAATTTTAGCTTGTGCTTCGGATAATTCCGATGAATTAATCAACCAGCTCGTCTCCGATCTCCGGTCTGATATAATTGAAGAGCAAAAACAAGCTGCAATAGAGCTTAGACTCTTAGCAAAGAATAAACCGGAAAATCGTATCAAAATAGCTCGAGCTGGAGCAATCAAACCGTTGATTTCACTTATTTCATCAACCGATCCTCAGCTTCAGGAAAACGGCGTTACGGCGATTCTGAATTTGTCACTTTGCGATGAGAATAAGGAACTTATTGCTGCATCAGGAGCCATTAAACCACTTGTTAAAGCGCTTAAAGTCGGAACCTCAACAGCGAAAGAGAACGCGGCTTGCGCTCTTCTCCGATTATCGCAAGTTGAAGAGAACAAAGTCGCAATTGGTCGATCAGGTGCAATACCTCCATTAGTAAACCTTCTAGAAACAGGAAACTTCCGTGGCAAAAAGGATGCATCAACTGCTCTGTACTCTCTATGTTCCGTCAAGGAAAACAAAGTACGAGCAATTCAAGCTGGGGTAATGAAGCCGTTGGTTGAATTAATGGCGGATTTCAGTTCAAACATGGTGGATAAATCGGCGTTCGTCGTAAGCGAATTGATTTCGGTATCAGAGGCAAGGCCGGCGCTTGTAGACGAAGGTGGAATTCCAGTGTTGGTAGAAATTATCGAGGTCGGAACACAACGGCAGAAGGAAATTGCCGTTGCAATATTGTTACAGTTATGTGAAGAAAGTGTGGTGTATCGTACTATGGTGGCGCGCGAAGGAGCCATTCCTCCCCTTGTTGCTTTGTCACAGTCAGGAACCAGTCGCGCCAAacgaaag GCAGAGAAACTGATTGATCTTCTAAGGCAACCAAGATCCGTTAACGCCGCTGCAACAACAGCAGTAGCAAGAACCTCTGGTGTGCCAGTCTGA